A part of Limihaloglobus sulfuriphilus genomic DNA contains:
- a CDS encoding family 16 glycoside hydrolase: MIEIKRFLSVFVLAFSFFAVSSAAAVQVENIIEQMPAPDAKTERMLCQELVEGGPKTVLQLCGLVEAPGEIDDSKARYTIAGLTSYVNRPQAAPAQRKMYASVLLRSLNATDNKEVKAFFISQLQYVGDDGSVVDLARYLGDERLSEDAAMALTAIGTPAAEKALLNALETSPDAAAAPVIQALGKLHSKAAVSLITKHAQSGNELVSRVAARALAEIGDESSIPLIKKRLETGNLYAQSQALADYTLLARRLAQNGNNAGSVQICENIINGEYDPNHKASALSLLVEISGSDSLDYLVDAVQSENYQFQSAALDLAVKLKSKDAGNRWLNLLEQASSQLQVKIIEMLGRRGGKDVLTDLRGFTSAGDKAVRKAALQSVADISPETAAADIVNVIKQGSPDDIEYAFELLLQSPSETAVSRVSAVLGESSNAGKAAFLDFLARRRAYGEKDNIYQYVSSEDEKVCIAAIKALAYVGGENELEKLIDVMLTDDSAQKCSEASRTIIKLSNEIEDADKRAEPLLEAMNDTGDSQKAQILAILPSIGGKAALAAVVSCLDSPDKKLRESAVRSLAKWNGTEAADPLYKVASEAQDLSEHLIAVSAYINLIDRSDMKPSDKLAHYVKAESVTEHTAVRKNILSKVSKVGTVDALRFAVKRLNDSELINEATAAVTSIALPGSEKDKGLIQPGVGKLLLEAYPGISDEKVRHSIDAHVKAIAKAGVSESAGDKSDPPAGFVELFNGKDLTGWKGLLARPYDNPAKRSELNSDEHASHQASADDLMRKHWHVVDGMLYFDGGGHSLATARDYGDFEMLVDWKLLHDNGDSGIYLRGSPQVQIWDPAYHENIGSGGLYNNQKNPSKPLVTADNPIGQWNRFRIKMIGEKVTVHLNGQLVVDNVTLENYWDRSRPIFESEQIELQCHGNPVCFKNIYIRELPREDEFVPLFNGRDLAGWTGDTQGYAVENGNIICKPGGVLYTEKQYSDFVLKFEFKLTPGANNGLGIRTPMNVNAAYHGMELQIIDNFAEKYNNLKPWQYHGSIYGVAAADYNGEPTKTSILNQPGEWNRQIVTADGDNIKVVLNGETIVDADLGKIDLEKTADGREHPGLNNKSGHIAFLGHGSVVEFRDILIKELNIKGHNMTEDKDSKKQRAVEAAINGLDFLVRHQITNHRSADHGRFVNVYDTLKNEAVSYTTNWTTGVSTEVMLIGHKLTGDQKYLDAAERAVKYIASLQYLAPGRMRGVIRESTPQTQAAHPRDALTAAWAMLDYSQYASDEKYLEKSLLYADWFINVGLEKGYPYWTVRLDDEPWLPQWFGSFQSGGAFYFFRLFDVTGREEYKQAGLQIMDFYNKYHLSETGDVTIVVDIETRKQLKGHIEAPQYSPLGWEVMHEYNDDFGALANLAAYRQTRNQDYLNNAERFLKKMISSQREDGGFGPKDYSVPSAGGSVLLELMAARELGLTVGSSDNLDRALDYILDLQITDPQSPARGAFRGFDHNYQISGFANTRTATYAIMGLLRYAGAADPFYFFDSENMKE; encoded by the coding sequence ATGATAGAAATTAAAAGGTTTCTCAGCGTTTTCGTACTGGCTTTCTCTTTTTTTGCAGTTTCATCTGCCGCAGCAGTACAAGTAGAAAATATTATTGAACAGATGCCTGCACCAGATGCAAAGACTGAGAGGATGCTTTGCCAAGAGCTCGTAGAAGGCGGCCCGAAAACAGTCTTGCAGCTCTGTGGTCTTGTCGAGGCACCGGGCGAAATTGACGACTCAAAGGCACGTTACACTATTGCCGGACTTACTTCGTACGTAAACCGTCCACAGGCTGCCCCCGCCCAGCGAAAAATGTATGCAAGTGTTCTTCTGAGGTCTCTTAATGCGACTGATAACAAGGAAGTAAAGGCCTTTTTTATCAGCCAGCTCCAATACGTTGGAGATGATGGCAGCGTTGTTGATTTGGCCAGATACCTTGGTGATGAAAGGCTTAGCGAAGATGCCGCGATGGCGTTGACGGCAATAGGAACTCCAGCCGCCGAAAAAGCTCTGCTTAACGCTTTGGAGACGTCACCCGACGCGGCGGCAGCGCCGGTCATACAGGCTCTTGGAAAACTTCACAGCAAGGCTGCCGTCAGCCTGATTACGAAACATGCACAAAGTGGAAATGAGCTTGTAAGCAGAGTTGCGGCACGGGCTTTAGCTGAGATTGGCGATGAATCGTCTATTCCGTTAATTAAGAAGAGGCTCGAGACGGGTAACCTTTACGCTCAATCACAGGCACTGGCAGATTATACTCTTCTCGCTCGAAGGCTCGCTCAAAACGGTAATAACGCCGGCAGCGTCCAAATATGCGAAAATATAATCAATGGTGAATATGATCCGAATCATAAAGCATCGGCCTTGAGTCTTCTGGTTGAGATATCAGGCAGTGATTCGCTTGATTATCTTGTAGATGCGGTTCAGAGTGAGAATTATCAGTTTCAATCGGCGGCTCTTGATTTAGCGGTAAAGCTGAAAAGTAAAGACGCCGGTAATCGCTGGCTCAATCTTCTCGAACAAGCCTCGTCGCAGCTTCAGGTGAAAATTATTGAAATGCTGGGCAGAAGGGGAGGTAAGGATGTCTTAACTGATTTACGCGGCTTCACTTCCGCCGGCGATAAGGCCGTGCGAAAGGCAGCTTTGCAATCAGTAGCTGATATCTCTCCTGAGACAGCCGCAGCTGATATCGTTAACGTTATTAAACAAGGCTCCCCTGACGATATTGAGTATGCTTTTGAACTGCTGCTTCAGTCGCCCTCGGAAACAGCTGTTTCGCGGGTCAGCGCGGTTTTAGGTGAATCTTCAAACGCAGGCAAGGCGGCTTTTTTGGATTTTCTTGCCAGAAGGCGGGCTTACGGTGAGAAAGACAATATCTATCAATATGTATCCTCAGAAGATGAAAAGGTCTGCATCGCTGCAATTAAGGCTCTTGCCTATGTCGGCGGAGAGAATGAACTTGAAAAACTGATTGACGTTATGCTGACGGACGATTCTGCTCAGAAATGCTCTGAAGCGTCACGCACTATAATCAAACTTTCAAATGAGATAGAAGACGCAGATAAGAGAGCGGAACCGTTGTTAGAGGCAATGAACGATACGGGAGACAGCCAGAAAGCCCAGATACTGGCGATATTGCCATCAATAGGCGGAAAGGCAGCCCTGGCTGCGGTTGTCAGCTGTTTAGACAGTCCGGATAAAAAACTGCGGGAATCGGCTGTTAGAAGCCTTGCAAAATGGAACGGGACTGAAGCTGCCGATCCACTGTATAAAGTGGCATCTGAGGCGCAGGATTTGTCAGAGCATCTTATAGCTGTATCTGCTTATATCAATCTGATAGACCGCTCTGATATGAAGCCGTCAGACAAACTGGCGCATTATGTGAAGGCTGAATCTGTCACCGAACATACAGCTGTCAGGAAAAATATCCTTTCTAAAGTCTCCAAGGTCGGCACAGTTGACGCTCTGCGTTTTGCTGTAAAAAGACTTAATGACAGCGAACTAATCAACGAAGCAACCGCTGCTGTCACGTCGATAGCCCTGCCGGGCAGCGAAAAGGATAAAGGTTTGATCCAGCCGGGAGTTGGTAAACTTCTTCTGGAGGCCTACCCCGGAATTTCAGATGAAAAAGTCCGCCACAGCATTGATGCTCATGTAAAAGCGATAGCAAAAGCCGGTGTTTCTGAGAGTGCAGGGGACAAGTCTGACCCGCCGGCAGGTTTTGTTGAGCTTTTCAACGGCAAAGACTTAACCGGCTGGAAAGGCCTGCTTGCCAGACCGTATGACAATCCGGCGAAACGTTCGGAACTCAATAGCGATGAGCACGCTTCTCATCAGGCATCCGCCGATGATTTAATGCGTAAGCACTGGCATGTTGTTGACGGAATGCTCTATTTCGACGGCGGCGGCCACAGTCTTGCTACAGCCCGGGATTACGGCGACTTTGAAATGCTTGTTGACTGGAAACTTCTTCACGATAACGGCGACAGCGGCATTTACCTGCGAGGTTCTCCTCAGGTTCAGATATGGGATCCGGCTTATCATGAGAATATTGGTTCAGGCGGCCTGTATAATAATCAGAAAAACCCGAGTAAGCCGCTTGTAACGGCAGATAACCCGATTGGGCAGTGGAACAGGTTTCGCATTAAGATGATTGGGGAGAAGGTAACTGTCCATTTAAACGGACAGCTGGTTGTAGATAATGTTACACTTGAAAATTACTGGGACCGGAGCCGGCCGATATTTGAATCTGAACAGATTGAACTGCAATGCCACGGTAACCCTGTATGTTTCAAGAACATATACATACGTGAGCTGCCGCGTGAGGATGAATTTGTGCCGCTGTTCAACGGCCGCGATCTTGCCGGTTGGACGGGCGATACGCAGGGCTATGCGGTCGAAAACGGCAACATTATATGCAAACCCGGCGGAGTTCTATATACAGAGAAACAGTATTCTGATTTTGTCCTCAAATTTGAGTTTAAGTTGACTCCCGGTGCCAATAACGGCCTTGGCATCCGTACGCCAATGAATGTAAATGCCGCGTACCATGGAATGGAACTTCAAATTATAGACAACTTTGCCGAAAAATATAACAATCTGAAACCCTGGCAGTACCACGGTTCGATTTATGGTGTTGCGGCCGCAGATTATAACGGCGAGCCGACAAAAACCTCTATTCTAAATCAGCCCGGTGAGTGGAACAGACAGATTGTTACCGCTGACGGGGACAATATAAAGGTTGTTTTAAACGGTGAAACTATTGTCGATGCTGATCTTGGCAAGATAGACTTAGAGAAGACTGCTGACGGCAGGGAACACCCGGGTTTGAATAATAAATCAGGCCATATTGCTTTTCTCGGTCATGGGTCAGTGGTCGAGTTTCGCGACATCTTAATTAAGGAATTAAATATCAAAGGACATAACATGACAGAAGATAAGGATTCCAAAAAACAGAGGGCAGTTGAGGCGGCCATAAACGGTCTTGATTTTCTGGTGCGGCATCAGATAACCAATCACCGAAGTGCTGATCACGGCAGGTTTGTGAACGTGTATGACACATTAAAGAATGAAGCTGTATCATATACCACAAACTGGACAACCGGAGTCTCAACAGAAGTGATGCTTATCGGCCACAAACTGACCGGCGATCAAAAGTACCTGGACGCGGCAGAAAGGGCGGTAAAATACATCGCCAGCCTCCAGTATCTCGCCCCGGGGAGAATGCGCGGCGTTATCCGTGAATCAACCCCGCAGACCCAGGCAGCGCATCCCCGCGATGCCTTGACGGCAGCGTGGGCAATGCTCGATTATTCGCAGTATGCCTCCGATGAAAAATATCTCGAGAAGTCTCTCTTATATGCAGACTGGTTTATAAATGTCGGCCTTGAAAAGGGATATCCGTACTGGACAGTTCGTTTAGACGATGAGCCGTGGCTGCCTCAATGGTTTGGTTCTTTTCAGAGCGGCGGGGCGTTTTACTTTTTCAGGCTTTTTGACGTAACCGGCCGTGAAGAATATAAACAGGCCGGCTTGCAGATAATGGATTTCTACAATAAGTATCATCTAAGTGAGACAGGCGATGTTACTATTGTAGTGGATATAGAAACCCGAAAACAGCTTAAAGGGCATATCGAGGCTCCCCAGTATAGTCCGTTAGGCTGGGAGGTTATGCACGAATATAATGACGATTTCGGTGCTTTGGCAAATCTCGCCGCCTACAGGCAAACCCGTAATCAGGATTACTTGAATAACGCAGAGCGTTTTCTTAAGAAAATGATTTCATCACAGAGAGAAGACGGCGGCTTTGGGCCCAAAGATTATTCTGTCCCCAGTGCGGGCGGTTCAGTGCTGCTCGAACTCATGGCGGCCAGGGAGCTCGGGCTCACAGTGGGCTCATCTGACAATCTTGACAGGGCCCTCGATTATATCCTGGATCTTCAGATAACAGACCCTCAAAGTCCGGCCCGCGGCGCATTTAGAGGCTTTGACCACAACTATCAGATCAGCGGTTTCGCCAATACCCGTACGGCAACTTACGCCATTATGGGATTATTAAGATACGCCGGCGCGGCAGACCCGTTCTACTTCTTCGATTCAGAAAACATGAAAGAATAA
- a CDS encoding MFS transporter, protein MSQKQHHTTPAADRIPLMQKSAYSVGMFVNNLQAAALPAMMIILNLGLGIDPFLVGILGFIPRIFDALSDPMLGYISDNTRSRWGRRRPYIFAGAILSGLIFALMWQLPEGHSETFYFWSFLIALILFFLAYTIYATPFVAFGYEMTADYHERTRLHAFANTVGQLAWIGVPWFYMLMSNENLFRDTVHGARTLAIWVGAVVAVLGIMPAILCRERRFDAPKKQSEGVLKNTKEFISGITVTFKCKPFVKLCASTFLVFNGFQLGISFSLYIMIYYLFNGNNYLAGKLNGWFGMLTSIATLGVIPLTGWIATRLGKRNTFLLTISLSLAGYALKWFGYNPDMPYLLLAAAPFVAFGTGSLFTLMGSMISDVCDYDELTTHERREGVFGAIYWWMVKVGMALAGLLTGILLKVSGFDEALAQQTPETLLQLRIFDVGIPLITSAIALYIIYSYPITEERAYEIRAELESRRGKIG, encoded by the coding sequence ATGAGCCAGAAACAACACCATACAACGCCCGCTGCAGACCGAATACCTCTTATGCAGAAATCGGCATATTCAGTGGGCATGTTCGTAAACAACCTTCAGGCCGCCGCCCTGCCGGCAATGATGATAATACTCAATCTCGGCCTGGGTATTGATCCGTTTCTGGTTGGGATCCTCGGCTTTATCCCCCGGATTTTTGACGCCCTGAGTGACCCGATGCTGGGTTACATCTCTGACAATACCCGCTCGAGATGGGGCCGGCGCAGACCCTATATCTTTGCCGGAGCGATTCTGTCGGGGCTTATTTTCGCTCTGATGTGGCAGCTGCCGGAGGGCCACAGCGAAACGTTTTATTTCTGGAGCTTCCTTATCGCACTGATTCTGTTTTTTCTGGCGTACACTATTTACGCAACCCCCTTTGTGGCATTTGGTTACGAGATGACGGCGGACTACCACGAAAGAACCCGGCTTCATGCTTTCGCAAACACTGTCGGCCAGCTGGCCTGGATTGGCGTGCCGTGGTTTTATATGCTTATGTCAAATGAGAACCTGTTCAGAGATACGGTTCACGGCGCAAGGACGCTGGCAATCTGGGTCGGTGCGGTAGTGGCGGTACTGGGTATTATGCCGGCAATTCTTTGCAGAGAACGCCGGTTCGATGCTCCCAAAAAGCAGAGCGAAGGTGTGCTCAAAAACACAAAAGAATTTATCAGCGGGATTACGGTTACTTTTAAGTGCAAACCGTTCGTAAAACTTTGTGCTTCGACGTTTCTGGTCTTTAACGGTTTTCAGCTCGGTATCTCCTTTTCGCTGTATATAATGATATATTATCTTTTTAACGGCAATAATTATCTCGCCGGAAAACTTAACGGCTGGTTCGGGATGCTAACGTCCATAGCCACACTCGGCGTTATCCCGCTGACAGGCTGGATTGCCACCCGCTTGGGCAAACGCAATACATTCCTGCTCACAATTTCCCTGTCATTGGCAGGTTATGCTCTTAAATGGTTTGGCTACAACCCAGATATGCCCTACCTGCTGCTGGCCGCGGCACCATTTGTCGCTTTTGGAACCGGCTCGCTGTTTACTCTGATGGGCTCGATGATATCGGATGTCTGCGACTATGACGAGCTTACGACCCATGAAAGACGCGAGGGTGTCTTTGGAGCGATTTACTGGTGGATGGTCAAGGTCGGAATGGCTCTGGCCGGCCTGCTAACCGGCATACTTCTAAAGGTTTCAGGCTTTGACGAAGCTCTCGCACAACAAACCCCTGAGACACTTCTCCAGTTGAGAATTTTTGATGTAGGAATCCCCCTGATAACATCAGCTATAGCTCTATACATTATTTACAGCTACCCGATTACAGAAGAGCGGGCGTACGAAATCAGGGCTGAGCTTGAAAGCAGACGCGGCAAAATCGGATAA
- a CDS encoding LacI family DNA-binding transcriptional regulator, whose protein sequence is MKKNVYNLSDVAKEAGVSKSTVSRILNNRFGHNFSVKKEVHERVLEVAQRLNYQPSLIAKSLSMKSTRMIHVFGGNPALAELGNIYQTILNNFTDEIDSLNEGFDVTMDMSRHLKGESEMPAWRIDGAAILARYSQHTMDTIKQMGIPYVMINGMCDEGGFAVVPDDIGGTRLAVEHLVGLGHRKIAYSGPIPPGSSELEEKTNEQNGTQEYKSLGLEVNVLTTHPSLTDRYNTYLSELEKYGLEPIIRSHYEVDSPQEYLEETINKHGATAILAYGHMGALNIMQTAHAMGLAIPEDFSLMCFCDAYANRVMSPRITFIDLQTAQMGRIAAKLLVEQIHSHRQTKPEKIVLPEQLVVNETTAPPA, encoded by the coding sequence ATGAAAAAAAATGTTTACAATTTGAGCGATGTTGCCAAAGAGGCAGGGGTCAGCAAATCCACAGTTAGCCGAATACTGAACAACAGGTTCGGCCATAATTTTTCTGTCAAAAAGGAAGTGCACGAGAGAGTTCTGGAAGTGGCTCAAAGGCTGAACTATCAGCCCAGCCTGATCGCAAAAAGCCTATCGATGAAAAGCACACGAATGATACATGTTTTTGGCGGCAATCCGGCACTTGCCGAGCTGGGAAACATCTATCAAACCATTCTGAATAACTTTACAGACGAGATTGACTCCCTGAACGAGGGTTTTGACGTTACGATGGATATGTCCAGGCATCTCAAAGGAGAAAGCGAGATGCCCGCCTGGCGAATCGACGGTGCGGCAATACTTGCCAGATACAGCCAACACACGATGGATACGATAAAGCAGATGGGAATCCCCTACGTCATGATCAACGGGATGTGTGACGAAGGAGGTTTTGCCGTTGTTCCCGATGATATTGGCGGCACCAGACTGGCGGTAGAGCATCTTGTCGGGCTCGGGCACCGAAAAATCGCTTACAGCGGGCCAATTCCGCCGGGCAGCTCTGAATTAGAAGAAAAAACCAATGAACAAAACGGAACTCAGGAATACAAAAGCCTGGGCCTTGAAGTGAACGTCCTGACAACACACCCGAGTTTAACCGACCGCTACAATACCTATCTCTCAGAATTGGAAAAATACGGCCTTGAGCCGATTATAAGATCCCATTACGAAGTTGATTCGCCGCAGGAGTATCTGGAAGAAACGATAAACAAACACGGAGCAACCGCAATCCTTGCCTATGGCCACATGGGCGCCCTGAACATAATGCAGACAGCCCATGCAATGGGTTTGGCAATCCCGGAAGATTTCAGCCTGATGTGTTTCTGCGATGCATACGCCAATCGGGTAATGAGCCCCAGAATTACCTTTATAGACCTCCAGACTGCCCAGATGGGCAGAATCGCAGCCAAGCTGCTGGTTGAGCAGATTCACAGTCACCGGCAAACCAAACCGGAAAAAATTGTGCTGCCCGAACAGCTTGTAGTAAACGAAACTACCGCGCCGCCGGCATAG
- a CDS encoding glycoside-pentoside-hexuronide (GPH):cation symporter, producing MISGNKNDKVSVIEKIGYGLGDTASNIVFQTVMLLLAYFYTDIFGISAAAMGTLFLSVRILDAVTDPLMGAVCDRTNTRWGKFRPYIFLLSVPFAVICVVTFTTPQFSPAGKLIYAYITYSLLMIIYTAINIPYCALGGVITSDSQERVSLNSYRFVLATAGGVIVASCTLPLVRLLGQGNEQKGYQLAMTVFGVFAVVMFLACFFLTKERVFAVSEKKTGILTDIRLIFSNDQWLLIAVLTFMLLISLVLRGSCAAYYIKWYAGRPDLITAFLTTGMVASMIGAAFAASLTRRMPKSKVYILIQISIALVSACMFFVGPANLALIFILFFIVQFFVQMGSPILWAMMADCVEYGELKTGRRVTGLVFSGALFTLKLGMALGGAILGWLLAYFGYQEKADMQTEEAIRGIVLIFTLIPAIGHILVIGIVSRYKLTDDKCRQIRIELENRRVDTHQDI from the coding sequence ATGATTTCCGGAAATAAAAACGACAAAGTCTCCGTCATAGAGAAAATAGGTTACGGCCTGGGCGATACCGCGAGTAACATAGTATTTCAGACTGTTATGCTTCTGCTGGCGTATTTTTATACCGATATTTTTGGCATAAGTGCCGCGGCAATGGGGACGCTGTTTCTTTCTGTGCGAATTCTTGATGCCGTGACAGATCCGTTGATGGGGGCAGTCTGTGACCGGACAAACACCAGATGGGGCAAATTCAGGCCCTACATCTTCCTGCTAAGTGTGCCCTTTGCAGTTATATGCGTGGTTACATTCACAACTCCGCAGTTTTCCCCCGCGGGCAAACTCATCTATGCCTACATAACCTATTCCCTGCTTATGATAATATATACCGCCATAAATATACCGTACTGCGCTCTGGGCGGGGTAATTACCTCTGACAGCCAGGAGCGTGTCTCGCTCAACAGCTACCGGTTTGTGCTTGCCACCGCCGGCGGAGTTATTGTCGCCTCATGCACCCTGCCTCTGGTCAGGCTTCTTGGCCAGGGAAACGAGCAGAAGGGCTATCAGCTTGCAATGACTGTATTTGGGGTCTTTGCTGTTGTCATGTTTCTTGCTTGTTTCTTCCTGACCAAAGAAAGGGTGTTTGCCGTCTCAGAGAAAAAGACCGGTATTTTGACTGATATTCGGCTCATTTTCAGCAATGACCAGTGGCTGCTGATAGCGGTCTTGACTTTTATGCTTTTGATATCTCTTGTATTACGCGGGAGTTGCGCTGCTTACTACATCAAGTGGTATGCCGGCAGGCCGGACTTGATTACTGCGTTTCTGACGACGGGAATGGTTGCTTCAATGATAGGGGCGGCATTTGCGGCGTCTTTGACCAGGCGAATGCCTAAGTCTAAAGTTTACATATTGATACAAATATCTATCGCGTTGGTTTCGGCGTGTATGTTTTTTGTCGGGCCGGCAAATTTAGCCCTTATCTTCATTCTCTTTTTTATAGTGCAGTTTTTTGTCCAGATGGGCAGCCCCATTCTCTGGGCAATGATGGCCGACTGTGTAGAATATGGAGAATTAAAAACCGGCAGGCGGGTAACAGGGCTGGTATTTTCCGGCGCTTTGTTTACTCTCAAGCTGGGAATGGCTCTTGGAGGTGCAATCCTCGGCTGGCTGCTTGCCTATTTTGGCTATCAGGAAAAGGCGGACATGCAGACAGAGGAGGCAATCCGAGGTATAGTGCTGATCTTTACACTAATACCGGCGATAGGGCATATCTTAGTGATCGGAATTGTCAGCCGCTACAAGTTAACTGACGATAAGTGCAGACAAATCCGTATCGAGCTTGAGAATAGAAGAGTTGATACGCACCAGGATATATGA